A stretch of the uncultured Trichococcus sp. genome encodes the following:
- a CDS encoding DUF4393 domain-containing protein has protein sequence MNDVIVSAAMTAFITSMATKGAEAPANTINHLWKQIFGPLDMYLQKNEIKRQNNLKKYVNSIEEAAVLIPDEYIQEPKISILGPALEASKFYIEEEEIRDMFANLIASSMDNRKNEYLHHSFVEIIKQMSPHDGNLIKLFLKITSYPVVSVTINSGKGTNQLIDLLFLEIGNNYELNAISLINLQRLGLIEIRFDKWLTANNMYDKYFQSKEFQDLKINNRIENSRRSYQADVNSFGKEKVMNFMNVTSEELDALLIPHEPELAKGLVKITPLGNAFLKICY, from the coding sequence GCAGAAGCACCAGCAAATACAATCAATCATTTGTGGAAGCAAATATTTGGACCTCTAGACATGTATCTTCAAAAAAATGAAATTAAACGACAAAACAACTTAAAAAAATATGTGAATTCAATTGAAGAAGCTGCAGTACTTATTCCAGATGAATACATTCAGGAACCAAAAATTAGTATTTTAGGCCCAGCGTTAGAAGCATCAAAGTTTTACATTGAAGAGGAAGAAATTAGAGATATGTTTGCTAATTTAATAGCTTCCTCAATGGATAATAGAAAAAATGAATATCTTCATCATTCATTTGTTGAAATAATCAAACAAATGTCTCCTCACGATGGGAATCTCATCAAATTGTTTTTAAAAATAACATCCTATCCTGTTGTTTCAGTAACAATAAATAGTGGTAAAGGTACAAACCAATTAATCGATTTATTGTTTTTAGAAATCGGCAATAATTACGAATTAAATGCAATCTCACTAATTAATTTGCAAAGGCTTGGTTTAATTGAAATTAGATTTGACAAGTGGTTAACAGCAAACAATATGTATGATAAATATTTCCAATCAAAAGAATTTCAAGACTTAAAAATTAACAATCGTATCGAGAATTCTAGAAGAAGTTATCAAGCAGACGTTAATTCTTTTGGCAAAGAAAAAGTAATGAACTTTATGAATGTGACTTCCGAAGAACTTGATGCGCTATTGATTCCACATGAACCAGAGTTAGCAAAAGGGTTAGTGAAAATTACGCCATTAGGAAATGCATTCCTTAAAATTTGTTATTGA